TTTTGTTTTAAAAAATGAATTTTATCTACACCAACGATTTTTGCAGCATTAGTTTGTTCAAGTTCTCTTATCTCAATTCTTTGTACATTTGATAGACCATCATTGTCTCCACCAGCATCACCGCTAGTTATTAGGCAATAAGATACTTCCTTGCCTGCTTCAGTGAGCCATGCGACTGTCCCTGCACATCCGAAATCTATATCGTCTGGATGTGCGACAACTACTAATACCTTATTGATACTTTCAATTGATGGGTTAATTCCATTTATTGATTCGTTCATTGTGTCCTAACTATTTCGTACAATCTATTCTCTCAATTGTTACAGATGCATCCAGCACCTTCTCATCTTTTTTTAATGCGTTTTCAATGCGTTTTTCTTCATCACGAACTTTAATGTTCTTGCTATCTAGTTCATCCTTACAAGAAGTTATTATTATTTTAACATTTACCGCATTTTCTACTGCAGGTCTTAAATTTACTGGGCTTACCTGTGTGAAATATACATAGAGTCTAAAAAATGAAAAACATATAAAAGCTATTACGAGTAGCCAAACTGGAAGTTTTGTTTTCAATATTTTCTTAGTTATTTTTTTAGATAATTCTTTTGACTTATTTGGTTTTTCTTCTTGATTCTTATCGAATTTTGCATCGTTATCATGCATGTCTCTTCTTATTTGCTCTCCAAGAGTTTCGTCTCTTTTAAAACCATCGCCATCATCTTTTGTATTGTCGTTTCCCATTTTACCTCACTTATTTCTTGTTTAATTTTGCCATAGTGTTACCCGTGAACTCAGCTAGTTTATTTGCATCAGGTATTAATGTAGTATTTTTATCTATTGTCTGGTTCGGCATTATTGATGCTATTGAAATAGAAAGTGCTATTCGTTTATCACCAGATCGTATAGCTACTATTCGCTCGATTTCTATCTTTTTCTCACGCATTGCATAATAGCCGTCATCTACATTTGTTTGTATTGTAACTCCATTATTGGCTGTCTTTGTAGAGTTATATGCTTTTTTTGTTTTGAATACATATACATTTACATTTAAAAAGTATTTACCATCTGGTGTAATTGAATCATATCTACATCGCATAGTGTCTTCATCTATATCTGCTTTTACTCCGTCTTTTGTAGTACTTCCTAGTAATGTAGTTGCTTCAGTTGCTGTCAATAGCGAACATGGTTGAGCTATATTTGGAGTATTTGACGGCACTGTGACTTCTGTTGTTGATGTAGTAGTTTCTTTAAAGCCAGATTTATCTTCACTACCTCCAGAAAATAGAAATATTATTACTCCTATTACAATCACGACAAGAACTGCTATCGCAATCTGAACTTTTCTGTTAGTTATATCTATTTTTTTTAATAAGGATAAGTTTATTTCATTTATTTTCACATTAAAAGACTAATACATTTATTTCGCCCATTCGATAGTTTCACCAACTATTAAATTTGATGTACCACGAGCCTTTACTAAAGTGTCTACTACACCTCTTGGATCTTTGTTCGGTTCAAGATGTGAAGCTATTGACCAAAGTGTATCTCCACTTTTAACAACAATAGTTTTTACGGTATCATTTTTATTGACCACAGCCGAGCTTTTAGAAGACCCGAGGGAGAGTCCGCCAAAAGCCTGGCTTGCGGGGATCAGCACTGCAAGAAATGAAATAGCAACTAATAATGTAACTACTATTCTCTTACGTACTTCACTACTAAAGCGTGTGTTTTTAGCACTAAAACGGGGGGATGCTTTAGTACTACGAACCTCTTTTGGTTCCACACTCTTTAGAGTCTTTGGTGATTGTGAACTGACAGAAACCCTTCTATCTTTATAGATTGATGAACTCAATGAGTTTTTATATGCAGCGAAGTTACCTTTAATTGAATTATCTGATGCAAAACTACTAACAAAATGGCCTTGTATTTGACTATTTAAATCTGCTTCTCTTAATGAAACTGCTTTACCCATTTCTAGCTCCTTATGTCTTTCTATAAGATTTATTTAAAACGATATTTCTACCTACCGTCTACTGTTTTATTAAACCACAGGGGTGTGACATTAACGAACAGATGTTTGTAAGTACACATGTACTTTAGGACGAACATTCGTTCGTGTCAAGTTTATACGAACAAATGTTTGACTTTGATGTTATGCAGAGCTATAGTAAATAACGTCAACTAAAAGAACCGTGATAAACCTGTTAACTAAATACTTTAGAAAGTGACTAACATGGCTGAAACAAAACACAGAGCAGGCTTAACTTCTCGTCAAAAAGAAGTTCTTGAGTTCATAGACGAGAACTTAAAAGATAAGGGCTATCCGCCAAGCGTAAGAGAAATAGCAAAGGCATTGAACCTGAAATCTCCTGCCACAGTTCAAAACCATCTTACAACCCTTGAATCTAAGGGTTTTCTAAAACGAGATCCCACCAAACCAAGAGCAATAGAAATGTCATATGAATCGGGATCTGGTGCAATTGCCGAGCGAAGGCCCGTAAAACATATTCCATTAATTGGATCTGTATCTGCTGGAACAGGAGTCCTAGCCGACCAAACAATTGATGAAAGCTATCCCCTCCCAGAAGATTTTACTGGTGATGGAGTTTTATTTATGTTAAAAGTAAGAGGCGAATCCATGATCGACGCTGGCATTTTTGATGGTGATTATGTTGTGGTTCGTCAGCAGAATACGGCAAATAGCGGCGATATTGTCGTTGCTGGTATCAATGACGATGAGGCAACTATAAAAACATTTATCAAGAAAGATAGAAAAATAATTTTAAGGCCCTCGAATCCATCAATGAGTGATGTTGTACTAAAAGAATACAATTTAAAGATATTCGGTAAAGTTGTGACCGTTTTACGTCGTATATAAGACATATTTAAATGTTTTAACCACAATAAGTTACCCATTGGAAATAAATATGTCCAAAAACTTGTATTATTGCATATAGATAAGTTATAATTAAGTTAACCTCTTCGATAGGTGTAGACCTACTAAACAGAAGGATCGGAGGCATGCAATGAGAAATCAAACTGATGTCGTAGTAAGCAATGTTAATTCATCTAACGCGAACACTCCGAACACGACTTATTTTTTTAGCCAACTTGGTACGACACCAAAAGCACTCAGAGATCTTGCACGTGCTTTAAACCCTGATCTTGCTAGTTTAAACCCTGATGCTTATGTTTCTGGGAAGAAGAAAGAAAAGGGAGTTACATTCCCTACAGGTAGCGACACTGAAAGGACAGTCGCAATTACAGATACCTCTACTTTTCTAGATCAATTAGCAACTCCAAGACCAGATTTTGCAAATACGACTCGACACAATAGTGCTGCTACTTTACATATCTCACCTAGTGAACAATTAGAAGAATTAAAAAAATTAAAATTATTAGTTGATCAAGTAACTGAGAATCAAGAACTTCTTATAGCCGAAGGATTTTCAAAAGAAGTTGTACAAACAATGAGTGCAGAAGAATTAGCACAACGAGCAGCAGAACTACAACAAGTAGAAATCCTAAGAGCTACAGAGGCATTACGTTTACAACAAATAGCAGATTTACAAGCAGCTGAAATTGCTAAACGTGCGAAAGATACTGATACACCAAGTTTTATAGAAACTCTTGGTGGTTCATTTGCTGTAGAATTATTAGAAAAAGCAGCTAAAATTGGTCTTGGTGTCACTGTAGCAAGTGCTGTTGCACCTATAATTGCGCCGATTGCTTTAGGTTCATTTGGTCTAGGAGACTAGTTTTATTTATTATCAGTTTTTATAATATTCTTCCTAATTGTTTAAACACAAAATTTACAAATATTTGTAGCGTTTTCTTACAATAAGGTATATAATCGGAGTGTTACGACCTAGTTCTCAAAGGAAGTGTTTTTAGTGGCTGTATTAAAAGTAAAAACACCTCGTTCTATAGATTGTGCTGCAAGAAGAGCAGCTGAAATGGAGCGATTAGTGACTATAGGTAGATTAAACGAATTAAATCAAAGTCAAAATCGTCGACCAGAATTAGCCGATCGTTTAGTTGCAATAATTCCAGTCCCTACTATTAAGAATTCTGTACAAAAAACAGTTGATAGCGCTACAAAAGAAACTGCTAAATTAGCAAAGTTGACTGAGTTGACTAGATTAGCAGAATTAGAAGCAAAAACTAAGGAATCTACTGAACGACAAAGCCGAATCGAAGCAAGATTAAAAACGCAAGAAGTACGAAGACAAGAAATAGCTAGAGCTAAAGCTAAAGAACTAGCAAAAATTCGAACTAACGAAATAGAAAAAACTAATGCCCAATTGGCTAAAACTGAAAAATCACCAACAGAACTTACCCCAGAGGAAAAAATAAATAATAGAGTACCTACAAATAACTTAGTTACGACACTAGATGGTAAGCAAGCATTAAATCAAGTAGATCCTGTAACTGGTCAGATTGTTGGTGGGCGAATCCCTCCAACAACAGGACAAGTAACAAAACAAGATTTACCCAATATGGATCCTAACAGTACACCAGCACTAGAAGCTAAAAAACGAAATGAACTAATTGGTAATGATCGTGTAAATGTAACTGTCAATATGCCAGGTGCAGGAGGTGCGCACCTTGGATCAGCAGCATTGGCTGAACATGCTAAGGCTGCGAAACGAGAAGGTCCTGATGCAGTAAATACTGACTTACCTACCACTGGTATTGAAACCAATGCGGGTTTAAATACCAATAATGCTTCCGGTGCTACTTTCGTCCCAGATGATCAATTACCCGATGCTCCGACACCGCTTGGTATGGGAATAGAGCCAATAACTTTACAAACACAAAGTGCTCAAAGCAATTAATCAGCATTAACTAATTCGTTTAACAAATTATATGTTGAATCTAAAAGTGTTATTGAAGTATGTTCATCAGCACGATGACACATTTCTACTAAACCCGGCCCACAATTTAATGCCGGCACACTTAAAGCATAAAAACGTGCAACATCAGTCCATGCTACTTTAGCCAAAATATCGATATTTTTAGATTTAGCAAGTTCAATAAGTGGATGATCAAATGCGGGCATTGCTCCTTCTAAAACATCGTAGATATCTATAACATCTGCATCTTTGCATAAATCAGAAATAAACCCAATAGCTGCTTCTTTAGTTTTAGATGGTTGATAGCGATAGTTCAAATTAAAAGTCAAATTATCTGGAAGTACATTTGTCGCATTACCAGCTTGCAAAACTGTAATCTGCAGACTCTCAGCATAATTCAATGAGTCAATTTCAAGAATCTCTAAATTTTTAGATTGAGTTTTAATCTTATTTAAAGTATCCATAGATTTATAAATAGCATTATCGCCTAAATGTGGTCGTGCACTATGAGCAGCTATACCTTTAAAACTAATGTTGGCATTTAAGCTCCCCTGGCATCCCATTTCTAAATTTCCATCGGTTGGCTCAAGAAGG
This region of Acidimicrobiia bacterium genomic DNA includes:
- the lexA gene encoding transcriptional repressor LexA; translation: MAETKHRAGLTSRQKEVLEFIDENLKDKGYPPSVREIAKALNLKSPATVQNHLTTLESKGFLKRDPTKPRAIEMSYESGSGAIAERRPVKHIPLIGSVSAGTGVLADQTIDESYPLPEDFTGDGVLFMLKVRGESMIDAGIFDGDYVVVRQQNTANSGDIVVAGINDDEATIKTFIKKDRKIILRPSNPSMSDVVLKEYNLKIFGKVVTVLRRI
- a CDS encoding LysM peptidoglycan-binding domain-containing protein, translating into MGKAVSLREADLNSQIQGHFVSSFASDNSIKGNFAAYKNSLSSSIYKDRRVSVSSQSPKTLKSVEPKEVRSTKASPRFSAKNTRFSSEVRKRIVVTLLVAISFLAVLIPASQAFGGLSLGSSKSSAVVNKNDTVKTIVVKSGDTLWSIASHLEPNKDPRGVVDTLVKARGTSNLIVGETIEWAK
- a CDS encoding succinyl-diaminopimelate desuccinylase; its protein translation is VIRINNSVIVQLNHDKNEELPVIFAGHSDTVPPASSGDSANPSRVDGDKLYGLGTSDMKSGLAIMLRLLHNIDEKSTFIFYEGEEISDEFNGLCFLSENNPELLKGKWAILLEPTDGNLEMGCQGSLNANISFKGIAAHSARPHLGDNAIYKSMDTLNKIKTQSKNLEILEIDSLNYAESLQITVLQAGNATNVLPDNLTFNLNYRYQPSKTKEAAIGFISDLCKDADVIDIYDVLEGAMPAFDHPLIELAKSKNIDILAKVAWTDVARFYALSVPALNCGPGLVEMCHRADEHTSITLLDSTYNLLNELVNAD